The sequence GAGAAATTCATGAAAGAATTGTTATTTTCGATCCATGAAGAGTCCGTAAAAAGACAAGAAAAACAACTGAGAGCCGGAGACCCGGTAAACAAGAACGCTTAACTGAGATTTAAACCTAATCGATCCATTGGAATCTATCATTTTCTCCACGCAAATCGCACCTGATTTGGAGAGGTTCTTGAAATCAAAGAACTTCTCCAAACTCGGTGTGATCACCGATAGCAACACCTCTCAAGCCTGCTATCCGCTCATTCGGGAGGCATTGCCCCTGCATGAGCACTTTGCCTTTGAAGCAGGCGAGGTAAACAAAAACCTGGACACCTGCCAGAAAATATGGCAATGGATGACCGATTGTGGCTTTGACAGAAAATCGCTGATCATCAACCTCGGTGGTGGTGTCACAGGCGATATGGGCGGATTTTGTGCCAGCACCTATAAACGTGGCGTAAAATTCATCAATATCCCTACTACGCTACTATCCCAAGTAGATGCCAGCGTTGGCGGTAAGCTGGGAGTGGATTTTAATGGCTTCAAAAACCACATTGGGGTTTTTAACGAGCCTGAAGCAGTCATCATTTCTGCAGCTTTCCTATCTTCATTACCCCTTCCGGAACTTCGCTCGGGCTATGCCGAGGTTTTGAAGCACGGACTGATCAGAAACGAGAATTATTTTAACAGCCTTAAGCTCCAAAACTGGGAAGACCAACGCTGGACAGAGATCATCGAAAAGTCGGTATACATCAAAAAGGATGTCGTCACCAAAGATCCCAAAGAAGACGGACTGCGAAAGATCCTTAACTTCGGCCACACGGTGGGGCACGCCGTGGAGTCTTTTTATTTGGACACCGAGCGGCATTTGCTCCATGGAGAGGCCATTGCTATCGGCATGATCGCAGAAGCTTACCTTTCCCAAAAGCACATCAGGCTCCCCAAGGAAGAATTGCAATCCATCACCACAGCATTACTGGAGGTCTTTGGCAAAGTGGAAATCCCTAAAGAAGACTTGGACGCAATTGCGCAGCTTTGCTTTCAGGACAAAAAAAACGATGGAAAAACCATCAATTGCTCTTTGCTAAAAAAGATTGGTGAATGCGACTATAACATTGCCGTCAGCTTGGATGACATCATCGATTCGCTGCATTTTTACAACAACCAACATTCATGAACAACATCACACTACCCGTCAAAAACCATTTTGGCGAAGTAACCATACCACTGCCTTCT comes from Echinicola vietnamensis DSM 17526 and encodes:
- the aroB gene encoding 3-dehydroquinate synthase, coding for MESIIFSTQIAPDLERFLKSKNFSKLGVITDSNTSQACYPLIREALPLHEHFAFEAGEVNKNLDTCQKIWQWMTDCGFDRKSLIINLGGGVTGDMGGFCASTYKRGVKFINIPTTLLSQVDASVGGKLGVDFNGFKNHIGVFNEPEAVIISAAFLSSLPLPELRSGYAEVLKHGLIRNENYFNSLKLQNWEDQRWTEIIEKSVYIKKDVVTKDPKEDGLRKILNFGHTVGHAVESFYLDTERHLLHGEAIAIGMIAEAYLSQKHIRLPKEELQSITTALLEVFGKVEIPKEDLDAIAQLCFQDKKNDGKTINCSLLKKIGECDYNIAVSLDDIIDSLHFYNNQHS